ATAAGTCAAGTATTTGGTTTACCCAAAGAAAAATCTACTTTTAACTTAGAATGTACCCCTGATATTgattatacaaatattttgGGTTTTAATGAGAAATTGATGAATGACGCAAatagatataaatttaataataactaTGAAGTAATTCCTCATGTAAATGAATTCCAACCACTAATCGTAGATGATGAACTTTCTGAATACAACCAAAAGGTTGATAACATAGGAAGTAATGGAgaagatattataaaagcAATGCAAACTTTATGGAATGAAATAAtggatattaataaaaaaaaatataatatgttaaaagAAGAATTACACAAAAAATACCATGAATATATGATTGAATATAATATGCCAAACGAAGTTTACGTTAAAAAATGGAGACAATGCCTAAATATTATCAAACAAGGGGGACATAATCTTGAAGAAAGATTGAACAAACAATTTGATAATTGGTACAAACAGAAATGTTTATATCTTGAAGAATATAGAAGGTTGACTGTTATGAATCAAATCGTTTGGAAAGCATTATCAAACCAAGTTGAATATTCttgtaaaataattatgaccGGTGATACGACTTCATTTAAACGTATAAATGAATTCAAAATAATCAAACTGAAGGAAGAAGAAGCTGCTCAGAAAGAGAAAAGGAGAAAAGAacaacaaaagaaaaaaaaacgtAGACGTAGTATATTGTTTTGTTGTGCGCaagataaacaaaaaaataaaacacaaGAAAATTCCTTTGAAAATATTGGAGAACatcaaataaatgaatatggTGATATATTGCCTTCATTAAAAGTTTGTGTTAATAATTTAGCTATTAATTATCATGATACCGTAAAAGATGGTGAATACTTGGACCATGATTCATCAGATGCTCTGTATACAGAGGAAGATTATTGGTTCGATTTAGAAAAACGGACCCATATCAACACAATTAATCAAAGGGAAGAACAAAAACGTCAATCACAACAAGAACAAAGactaaatgaaaataaaatacaggATCAAATACAAGAAGCAACCAATACTAAACAAGAAAATATTTCAGAGCCATctaaaaaagatgaaaaagaatCAGAAgtagataaaataatatttcagcCTGATACAAgattttatgatatattagaTGTTGATATTAATGCAGATATGAATGAAATTGATAAatgttattttaaattagCCAAAAAATATTACCCAAATAATGAATCAACATTTGAAGATCgaataaaatttaaagaaattaATGAAGCATACCAAGTATTAGGAGATAttgataagaaaaatatatataacaaatatggATATAATGGTATAAATAATGTTACCTTTATGCACCCATCAttgttttactttttttcatgtttaaaaaaatatgaatattatactGGAATAcctcatataataaatattttgaaatttttatttgaaaaaaaattatccaTGGATGATATAGAAACCAAATCTGAATACATTTTGCGTTTTATGAATGAATATCAAAAGGAAATTGAAGCTATGATATCTTTACGGTTAacagataaaataaaacaaaatattgaTGGTATTGATAATTGGAACACACTAATTATAGATGAATTGAAGGAATTATTAGAATCTCATTTCACTTTACCAATTTTAGATTCTAtggcatatatatttagaaacGTTTCTCAATGCTATTTAAAAAACCAAGAAAAagcaaaaaagaaaatcgaAAGAagattcaaaaaaaataaattaaaatctACATGTGCTTATAACGACTTAAGATGTACACTTAAAGCATATTTCAAAACTAGAAATCAAGTGAGTTCAGTTACATATAAGttagaagataataaaaaacaaaattataaatataagggatataaaaatattattgattTAGAGGATGATACGAagtacaaaataatatattcaatgGTTAAAAATATACTAAATATAGCTTTATCTGATATGGAGTATACATTTAGAACCGTCTGTAAAagtatattaaatgaagaagGAATAGATGATACAACTATAACGAATAGGGCTGAAGCATTGAATAAATTAGGGAATATAATCagacaaaaaatattaaaaggccaaaatattaaaaaaaataaaaaacacgATATTCAAAACATtactaataatattttaaacgATATAAGAACAATgaatgaattattaaaatgagAATTATTACAATCAAAACTAAACtctaatgaaaaaaaaaaacaaatatttattataacattaatgaaattgtataataaaataatcaaaCAAAGGATAAACGAAATTCATaacatatacaaatatatatatatacaatacttaagaatatatgaaaaatatgaaacatgatatataatcataatataaatatttttcttttttcattttgcattttcaatattattattattattactttttattatttatttttttttttttttgttcattttatGAGAAATTGTGTTTCTTATAAAATGTCTTTAAAAATGTtctattttacatatttttagtttttatttttcttataacttgttttgtgtatttattcaatatatttatatttttttatctaattttttcttatcatatatatatatatatatatatatatatatacatatattgaagactaaataattataattaagaTCTATAAATTAATCAATATTGTAATAATCTTAATCGAtacttattattaatttattttttatatatatacaaattcgTTTCTTATTCacttaataataaagaatttgttttattatttttaaataattcctagtatattttatgattttACCAAatctttctttatataaataaaaacaaaaatgctATTTATGCAGTTAAACAACatataaaatcatatattgcgtattaaatatgaacaataaaacatatataatcgAATTATGATAGgattatgataaaataattttactataatttttatttcctttatggaacaattatatatatataattcatatacaATCCTATTTTCCATACTTACTTAGAattgataattattttttcactatatatttatacatattaagttattctattatattataaaatttaattaaaccacaaatataattattaccatatacatatataatatacatatcttcatattatattatatttcttaaactcattaataaataataataataaagtactgttatttttttatttaaaactacaaaaataaatttataatataaaatatactgAATACGGAGTacgttaatatatatgtttaggaaaatgtttttaaaaaaccattataaatatgtttataaaaatatcatcctaaaatatatgaaaaacgTACATTAGCCAGTACATATTACCAACATACAtaatcatattttaaaaggcatcatataaaacaaattttaatgtgaaaaaaatataaaatgttttcAGTATCTATATAGAAAATGACAtataacaattatatataaaattatgacattttaaaataaatgttcaatatattaaaatataaattataataccATTCAATCGTAttcttaatataattaagGCAACAcattgtattttttaatgggacatttcttattttaaaattataattagaaaatattttattacacatttttttcatgtatattttttacttcaAAGTTAtcgtattaatatatatgtatgttcaatataaaaaataacaaattatATCGGATTTCGATATATTcatcttcatatatatatatatatatatatatatatatatatatatataataataataattcatttaaagtaaattttataatgaagaaaaaaaattaaatatatttaaaataaacaattaaacatattatattataatgaatatatataagacatAAACCTAGGgaacaattaaaaatatatatgtatacgtactaacattatatatatatatatatacatatatccatttatatttatataacgcATAGTTtcctttatttattaatattcaaGCAATTTTAAAATTCACCATAtttaacataaaataaaacattcaGTAACACAATATGAAAACAAAATGTTCATTAACATTAATGACACATAAACACGATAACAACAAACacatttaaaataaacaGATAAATACCTCCATTCAATATATCAATactatatatcatatattaaattcattTATCATATGGAATTTGCACATAGTTTATatcagaaaaaataaaaataaaagaagtatagtaataaataaataaaacaaaaaagaaaaattataacgatctttatattatatgaagaaatatatataacatttaatataataaacaaaaataacaGAATAATATGTAAAGTCTATTTCATAAATGTAAaacatataatgatatatatatatatatatatttaatagaaataaatgcatagtaaatttatataaaaatgttcatttttgaaataaaaatttttgtgTTTATATCTCCGTTGATTTACAAATATtggtttataaaaataatataacaaaaaaagttatatatattaaaataaataattactattaaaaacaaaaacaaacaaaaacaataaaaccataataatataagtttttataatgtaatagatacatattaattaatttttttattaatatttttaaacaaaataacgaaatatgtatataaataaaaatatttttttttcttgattAAAAAGCattgttaatataattatatatgttatattttaatgaGACTGAATCTATAATATAATGCacatattattgttatttattttattttttttttttatt
This region of Plasmodium sp. gorilla clade G2 genome assembly, contig: PADLG01_00_8, whole genome shotgun sequence genomic DNA includes:
- a CDS encoding ring-infected erythrocyte surface antigen 2, putative, whose amino-acid sequence is MCFSKKYLCIRHIVVKNKTICFFQEVLKQNKSFLKILCSKRFLVPILGILYIILNGNLTYNANSTSRLQFTDRCSRNLYGKQLSKKPYMHSGYPVVISQVFGLPKEKSTFNLECTPDIDYTNILGFNEKLMNDANRYKFNNNYEVIPHVNEFQPLIVDDELSEYNQKVDNIGSNGEDIIKAMQTLWNEIMDINKKKYNMLKEELHKKYHEYMIEYNMPNEVYVKKWRQCLNIIKQGGHNLEERLNKQFDNWYKQKCLYLEEYRRLTVMNQIVWKALSNQVEYSCKIIMTGDTTSFKRINEFKIIKLKEEEAAQKEKRRKEQQKKKKRRRSILFCCAQDKQKNKTQENSFENIGEHQINEYGDILPSLKVCVNNLAINYHDTVKDGEYLDHDSSDALYTEEDYWFDLEKRTHINTINQREEQKRQSQQEQRLNENKIQDQIQEATNTKQENISEPSKKDEKESEVDKIIFQPDTRFYDILDVDINADMNEIDKCYFKLAKKYYPNNESTFEDRIKFKEINEAYQVLGDIDKKNIYNKYGYNGINNVTFMHPSLFYFFSCLKKYEYYTGIPHIINILKFLFEKKLSMDDIETKSEYILRFMNEYQKEIEAMISLRLTDKIKQNIDGIDNWNTLIIDELKELLESHFTLPILDSMAYIFRNVSQCYLKNQEKAKKKIERRFKKNKLKSTCAYNDLRCTLKAYFKTRNQVSSVTYKLEDNKKQNYKYKGYKNIIDLEDDTKYKIIYSMVKNILNIALSDMEYTFRTVCKSILNEEGIDDTTITNRAEALNKLGNIIRQKILKGQNIKKNKKHDIQNITNNILNDIRTMNELLK